Proteins encoded together in one Phalacrocorax aristotelis chromosome 7, bGulAri2.1, whole genome shotgun sequence window:
- the TNK2 gene encoding activated CDC42 kinase 1 isoform X5, whose amino-acid sequence MQAEEGTDWLLELLTELQLQQYFLRIRDELNVTRLSHFEYVKNEDLEKIGMGRPGQRRLWEAVKRRKAMCKRKSWMSKVFSGKRPESELPPQPQSTFRKPPTPPPPEAGGQHSLTCLVRERDLSLFEKLGDGSFGVVRRGEWCTPAGKTLNVAVKCLKTDVLSQPEALDDFIREVNAMHSLDHRNLIRLYGVVLSHPMKMVTELAPLGSLLDRLRKNQGHFLISTLCQYAIQVAKGMAYLESKRFIHRDLAARNILLASNELVKIGDFGLMRALPKNDDHYVMQEHRKVPFAWCAPESLKTRTFSHASDTWMFGVTLWEMFTYGQEPWIGLNGSQILHKIDKEGERLPRPEDCPQDVYNVMLQCWAHKPEDRPTFVALRDFLVEAQPTDMRALQDFEEPDKLHIQMNDIITVIEGRAENYWWRGQNKRTLKVGQFPRNTVTSVAGLSAHDISQPLKNSFIHTGHGDTNPQHCWGFPDKIDELYLGNPMDPPDILGVDPSAARPTQLPGRAKRQPPPRPPQPTILLTKPCYDPVSEEEEGLPGGLRKLCLKKPGTGKGLRPVKPSARVPGTKVGERQPSQPASEGLAGSEVTLIDFGEEVPQGSPSPVGEVTAPSLAKLAMEAFSLLDKTPPQSPTRALPRPLHPTPVVDWDTRPLPPPPAYDDVAQDEDDFEVCSITSPPSRRGKTNYGFVDEGERGLMLEDNLFLPPKETKQPSLMQTTELFEELQQECMKRLNVPLGPATPADDKPQIPPRVPIPPRPLRRNEPGRWSGELSPASGGEEDRPPQIPPRDPLSQPTSRTPSPMALQVGSPQQRAALCSCLSTSPGKPMPTTQSFALDPKYATPKVIQAQGKDCSKGPCILPIVKDGQKVSSTHYYLLPERPAYLDKYEKFFKEAKSPEEVPASRLVTTATVRPMVQQLPPDCKANFSSNNSNPGPKCLVKASCSLQKIIYDGPDSYRPADKIRLVQDTVHGVTTEECQAALQNHGWSVQRAIQYLKVEQLFCLGLKSRVECHRVLEMFDWNLAQASSHLLDPYSTARQKR is encoded by the exons atgcaggcagaggagggcacagactggctgctggagctgctcaccgagctgcagctgcagcagtacTTCCTGCGCATCCGGGACGAGCTCAATGTCACCCGCCTCTCCCACTTCGAGTACGTCAAAAATGAGGATCTGGAGAAGATCGGCATGGGACGCCCTG GCCAGCGGCGGCTGTGGGAGGCGGTGAAGCGGAGGAAAGCTATGTGCAAGCGGAAATCCTGGATGAGCAAG GTGTTCAGTGGGAAGCGCCCCGAGTCAGAgctgccaccccagccccagagcACCTTCCGCAAGCCCCCCACACCACCGCCCCCCGAAGCTGGTGGCCAGCACTCCCTCACCTGCCTCGTGCGGGAGCGGGACCTCTCGCTCTTTGAGAAGCTGGGCGACGGCTCCTTTGGCGTCGTGCGTCGTGGCGAGTGGTGCACGCCTGCCGGCAAGACG CTGAACGTGGCAGTGAAGTGCCTCAAGACAGATGTGCTGAGCCAGCCGGAGGCGCTGGACGACTTCATCCGGGAGGTGAATGCCATGCACTCCCTGGACCACAGGAACCTCATCCGCCTCTATGGTGTGGTGCTCTCCCACCCCATGAAGATG GTGACAGAGCTGGCCCCACTGGGCTCCCTGTTGGACCGCCTGCGGAAGAACCAGGGCCATTTCCTCATCTCCACCCTCTGCCAGTACGCCATCCAGGTGGCAAAGGGCATGGCCTACCTTGAGTCCAAGCGCTTCATCCACCGCGACCTGGCTGCCCGCAACATCCTGCTGGCCTCCAATGAGCTGGTCAAGATCGGGGACTTCGGGCTGATGCGGGCCCTGCCCAAAAATGATGACCACTACGTAATGCAGGAGCATCGCAAAGTCCCCTTTGCCTg GTGTGCTCCTGAGAGCCTGAAGACGCGCACCTTCTCCCATGCCAGTGACACCTGGATGTTCGGGGTGACCCTCTGGGAAATGTTCACATATGGGCAGGAGCCCTGGATCGGCCTCAATGGCAGCCAG ATCCTGCACAAAATAGACAAGGAGGGCGAGCGGCTGCCGCGGCCCGAGGACTGTCCCCAGGATGTCTACAACGTcatgctgcagtgctgggcGCACAAGCCTGAGGACCGACCGACCTTTGTGGCCCTGCGGGACTTCTTGGTGGAG GCCCAGCCTACTGACATGAGGGCACTGCAGGACTTTGAGGAGCCTGACAAGCTGCACATCCAGATGAACGACATCATCACAGTCATCGAGGGCAG GGCTGAGAATTACTGGTGGCGGGGTCAGAATAAGCGGACCCTAAAAGTGGGCCAGTTCCCCCGAAACACGGTGACTTCAGTGGCGGGGCTGTCGGCCCACGACATCAGCCAGCCGCTTAAAAACAGCTTCATCCACACAGGCCATGGAGACACCAacccacagcactgctgggggTTTCCTGATAAAATTGATGA GCTGTACCTGGGAAATCCCATGGACCCTCCTGATATTTTAGGCGTGGACCCGAGTGCTGCCAGACCCACTCAGCTTCCAGGCAGGGCTAAAA GGCAGCCGCCTCCGCGCCCGCCTCAGCCTACCATCCTGCTCACCA AGCCCTGCTACGACCCAgtcagtgaggaggaggagggtctgCCGGGGGGTCTCCGGAAGCTCTGCCTAAAGAAGCCAGGCACAGGGAAGGGTCTGCGACCAGTCAAGCCGTCGGCACGGGTACCGGGCACCAAGGTGGGCGAGCGGCAACCCAGCCAGCCAGCAAGTGAGGGGCTGGCAGGCAGCGAGGTGACACTCATTGATTTCGGGGAGGAGGTGCCGCAAGGTAGCCCTTCGCCAGTAGGGGAGGTGACAGCCCCGTCGTTGGCCAAGCTGGCCATGGAGGCCTTCTCCTTGCTGGACAAGACCCCACCGCAGAGCCCCACGCGGGCTCTACCCCGGCCCCTCCACCCCACACCAGTGGTAGACTGGGACACCCGCCCCTTACCCCCACCGCCTGCCTATGATGATGTGGCACAAGATGAGGATGACTTTGAGGTCTGCTCTATTACCAGCCCCCCAAGCCGGCGGGGCAAGACCAACTATGGCTTTGTGGATGAGGGCGAGCGGGGTCTGATGCTGGAGGACAACCTCTTCCTGCCCCCCAAGGAGAccaagcagcccagcctgaTGCAGACCACCGAGCTCTttgaggagctgcagcaggagtgCATGAAGAGGCTCAACGTCCCCCTGGGACCAGCCACCCCTGCTGATGACAAGCCCCAAATACCCCCCCGTGTCCCTATCCCACCACGGCCCCTACGCCGCAATGAGCCCGGGCGCTGGTCAGGGGAGCTTTCCCCAGCTTCAGGGGGTGAGGAAGACCGGCCGCCCCAGATTCCCCCCCGGGACCCACTGTCACAGCCCACCTCCCGGACACCCAGCCCCATGGCCCTGCAGGTGGGCTCCCCACAGCAACGCGCcgccctctgctcctgcctctccaCATCACCAGGAAAGCCCATGCCCACCACACAGAGCTTTGCCCTTGACCCCAAGTACGCCACCCCCAAGGTCATCCAAGCACAGGGCAAGGACTGCTCCAAAGGACCCTGCATCCTACCCATCGTGAAGGATGGGCAGAAGGTCAGCAGCACCCACTACTACCTGCTGCCCGAGCGTCCTGCCTACCTGGACAAGTATGAGAAGTTTTTCAAGGAGGCTAAAAGCCCCGAGGAGGTGCCGGCATCCCGCCTGGTCACCACAGCCACCGTCCGTCCCATGGTGCAGCAGCTGCCACCGGATTGCAAAGCCAACTTCTCCTCCAACAACAGCAACCCTGGGCCCAAGTGCCTGGTGAAAGCCTCCTGCAGCCTCCAGAAGATCATCTACGATGGCCCAGATAGCTACCGCCCTGCCGACAAGATCAGATTG GTACAGGACACGGTGCATGGTGTGACCACTGAGGAGtgccaggcagccctgcagaacCATGGCTGGAGCGTCCAGCGGGCCATCCAGTACCTGAAG GTGGAGCAGCTCTTCTGCCTGGGGCTGAAATCCCGTGTCGAGTGCCACCGGGTGCTGGAGATGTTCGACTGGAATCTAGCCCAGGCCAGCTCCCACCTCCTCGATCCCTACAGCACTGCCCGCCAGAA GCGGTGA